In Streptomyces nojiriensis, one genomic interval encodes:
- a CDS encoding zinc finger domain-containing protein, which translates to MPDPQDTTESDADDAERHDCPRCGVQPGSPCRSRAGAVAGIYHPGWCKKVARLAKLPRVPTPADRGPGRLWRPGTPPSAAPETDIPGADIRIGYARCSHLTQERERAVGGRCRR; encoded by the coding sequence GTGCCGGACCCTCAGGACACTACCGAGAGCGATGCGGACGATGCCGAGCGCCATGACTGCCCGCGCTGCGGCGTCCAGCCCGGCTCGCCCTGCCGCTCGCGCGCGGGCGCGGTCGCCGGGATCTACCACCCCGGCTGGTGCAAGAAGGTGGCCCGGCTCGCCAAGCTGCCGCGGGTGCCGACCCCGGCCGACCGCGGCCCAGGCCGGCTCTGGAGGCCCGGCACCCCGCCGTCGGCCGCCCCCGAGACGGACATCCCGGGCGCGGACATCCGCATCGGGTACGCCCGCTGCAGCCACCTCACGCAGGAGCGAGAAAGGGCTGTGGGAGGGCGGTGTCGGCGGTGA
- a CDS encoding snapalysin family zinc-dependent metalloprotease, with amino-acid sequence MVLAAATAATAAPAPIPDATAAIVTLHYDGSRAGGWEAAIAAGVASWNANVTNVRLVEAAPGARAEIVIVATADWPQATLGPVRPGRQVRVELGAQAVSQGYDKTRIAAHELGHSLGLPDTKPGPCSQLMSGSSAGTACTNAVPNATERSRVQNAYANRLAATVPTGGRVLIDAP; translated from the coding sequence CTGGTCCTCGCGGCGGCAACCGCTGCGACCGCGGCACCCGCGCCCATACCGGACGCCACCGCAGCGATAGTGACACTCCATTACGACGGCAGCCGGGCCGGTGGCTGGGAAGCGGCCATCGCGGCCGGGGTCGCTTCCTGGAACGCGAACGTCACCAACGTACGGCTGGTGGAGGCCGCGCCCGGGGCCCGGGCCGAGATCGTCATCGTGGCGACCGCCGACTGGCCGCAAGCCACCCTCGGTCCGGTCCGTCCGGGGCGACAGGTCCGAGTCGAACTCGGCGCGCAGGCCGTGAGCCAGGGGTACGACAAGACGCGCATCGCTGCGCACGAGCTGGGCCACAGCCTGGGCCTCCCGGACACCAAGCCGGGGCCGTGCTCCCAGCTGATGTCCGGGTCCAGCGCCGGGACGGCCTGCACCAACGCCGTGCCCAACGCGACGGAGCGGTCCCGCGTGCAGAACGCGTACGCGAACCGGCTCGCGGCAACCGTGCCGACCGGCGGCCGGGTACTGATCGACGCCCCCTGA
- a CDS encoding MFS transporter, with translation MTPCADTPSVSGTSLWRHRDFRRYLTGQAASVAGSSITQMALPVLAVLHLDATTAQVAWLAFLGQLPPALLALHAGALADRHSKRRQMITGDLVSAAALATVPVSTALGTLTLAQLMIVAVVQGAASVLHDAAAISLLPSLVERSLIQRGNSRVGALFAVAATAGSHLGAALTALLGPARALLGDVASCLISTVCTARIQTAEPARSRPGTRRLRAEIGEGLRYVRGDDRLWTLTLVNATTSFALGLLNTLWALYLLRSLAMSATAFGVVLGLGALGAAAGALTAPVLARRYGPGPMMLAALAITPLTQLPLLLASPGRAWQITIGVALFLQLACAGAAGTTQRSIRQIITTAGMQARMQAVSTWLTSGARPAAALLAGGLGTWVGVRPTLTAGTFSLLVPFIVLARSPLRALRQMPDPPAAGPSPLTVRTASAPAVPRPARADDAHDRSLEGDAP, from the coding sequence GTGACACCCTGCGCTGACACACCCTCCGTCTCCGGCACCTCGCTGTGGCGGCACCGGGATTTCCGCCGGTACCTGACCGGCCAGGCCGCGAGCGTGGCCGGCAGCTCGATCACGCAGATGGCGCTGCCGGTGCTGGCCGTGCTCCACCTGGACGCCACGACCGCCCAGGTCGCCTGGCTGGCTTTCCTCGGCCAGCTCCCGCCCGCGCTGCTCGCCCTGCATGCCGGCGCGCTCGCCGACCGGCACTCCAAGCGCCGGCAGATGATCACCGGCGATCTGGTCAGCGCGGCGGCGCTCGCCACCGTGCCGGTCTCGACCGCGCTGGGCACCCTGACCCTGGCCCAGCTCATGATCGTCGCCGTGGTGCAGGGCGCGGCGAGCGTGCTCCACGACGCGGCGGCCATCAGTCTGCTGCCCAGCCTCGTGGAGCGGTCCTTGATCCAGCGGGGCAACAGCCGCGTGGGCGCCCTCTTCGCGGTCGCGGCGACCGCCGGAAGCCACCTCGGCGCCGCGCTGACCGCGCTGCTCGGCCCCGCCCGGGCGCTGCTCGGCGACGTCGCCTCCTGTCTGATCAGCACCGTATGCACCGCCCGCATCCAGACCGCCGAACCCGCCCGCTCCCGCCCGGGGACGCGCCGGCTGCGCGCCGAGATCGGCGAGGGTCTGCGATACGTACGCGGCGATGACCGGCTGTGGACCCTGACCCTGGTCAACGCCACGACCTCGTTCGCCCTCGGGCTGCTCAACACCCTGTGGGCCCTGTACCTGCTGCGGTCCCTGGCGATGAGCGCGACCGCGTTCGGTGTGGTCCTGGGTCTCGGCGCCCTGGGCGCGGCCGCCGGAGCGCTCACCGCCCCGGTCCTCGCCCGCCGGTACGGGCCGGGGCCGATGATGCTGGCCGCGCTCGCGATCACCCCGCTGACCCAGCTGCCGCTGCTGCTCGCCTCCCCCGGCCGTGCCTGGCAGATCACCATCGGGGTGGCGCTGTTCCTCCAGCTCGCCTGCGCCGGTGCCGCGGGCACCACCCAGCGATCCATCCGTCAGATCATCACCACGGCCGGGATGCAAGCACGGATGCAGGCGGTGAGCACCTGGCTGACGTCCGGCGCCCGCCCCGCGGCCGCACTCCTCGCCGGCGGCCTGGGCACGTGGGTCGGTGTCCGGCCCACCCTGACCGCTGGGACCTTCTCGCTGCTCGTCCCCTTCATCGTCCTCGCCCGCTCCCCGCTGCGCGCCCTGCGGCAGATGCCGGACCCGCCCGCCGCTGGACCGTCGCCGCTCACGGTCCGGACGGCATCCGCTCCGGCCGTACCCAGACCAGCGCGCGCGGACGACGCCCACGATCGCTCGCTCGAAGGCGATGCCCCGTGA
- a CDS encoding acyl carrier protein, with protein MSLTPAETAARIGAFIRREAAVAEDDPGPTREANLFGTGCLDSLTVVALTVHIEDVFGVPISDCDLFDPPFATINGMAELIARQPRPEQRHSQ; from the coding sequence ATGAGCCTCACCCCTGCCGAGACCGCGGCCCGGATCGGGGCATTCATCCGACGCGAAGCCGCTGTCGCTGAAGACGACCCGGGGCCCACCCGGGAGGCGAACCTCTTCGGCACCGGCTGTCTCGACTCCCTCACGGTCGTGGCCCTCACGGTCCACATCGAGGACGTCTTCGGCGTCCCGATCTCCGACTGCGACCTGTTCGACCCCCCGTTCGCCACCATCAACGGCATGGCCGAACTGATCGCTCGGCAGCCGCGCCCCGAACAGCGCCACAGCCAGTAG
- a CDS encoding TetR/AcrR family transcriptional regulator: protein MTTTPLRKDAARNWERIVAIARGLVDEGTPLQLNDIARRAGLGVATVYRHFPTPEALLETVAAPCLEALAAHGEQALADADPRRALESFLSRVLQAQLTDAALPPVAAAAVDALPRTTELKESLASAGTTLLDRAHAAEAVRPDLAARDLVPLMCGIAHAVNVHGGTPTDKTETAHRYLDTLFEGMRPAPSNA, encoded by the coding sequence ATGACGACCACACCGCTGCGCAAGGACGCCGCCCGCAACTGGGAGCGGATCGTCGCGATCGCCCGCGGCCTGGTCGACGAGGGCACCCCCCTGCAGCTCAACGACATCGCACGCCGGGCCGGCCTCGGGGTCGCCACCGTCTACCGGCACTTCCCCACCCCCGAGGCACTGCTCGAGACCGTCGCCGCCCCCTGCCTCGAAGCCCTCGCCGCGCACGGCGAGCAAGCCCTGGCCGACGCCGACCCCCGGCGGGCACTGGAGAGCTTCCTGTCCCGCGTCCTCCAAGCACAGCTCACCGACGCCGCCCTGCCCCCGGTCGCCGCCGCCGCCGTGGACGCCCTGCCGCGGACCACGGAACTCAAAGAGTCACTCGCATCGGCCGGCACCACGCTCCTCGACCGGGCCCACGCTGCGGAAGCCGTCCGCCCGGACCTCGCCGCCCGCGACCTGGTCCCGCTCATGTGCGGCATCGCCCACGCCGTGAACGTCCACGGCGGCACACCCACCGACAAGACCGAAACCGCCCACCGCTACCTTGACACCCTGTTCGAAGGAATGCGCCCCGCGCCGTCGAACGCGTGA
- a CDS encoding alpha/beta fold hydrolase: MTNAIPAPYAHTVHGSGPGLLLAHGAGGGIAANFGPIMDGLAARHTVIGVDYPGSGTTPAPAAPLELDDLADQLVAAADAEGLDTFAVCGYSLGGSVALRVAARHPQRITALVLSAAFARLDTRTELAAAIWQQLYDAGQHLILAQYLAQLTLSAPVLNSLTPAQVHAAAEQTASQLPPGTSDQVGLVRRTDIRDGLAAITAPTLVVVTTDDPLIPAALQYELAAAIPGAQTAELATGHLPFLEQPKQWLETITGFLAKQYDTR; this comes from the coding sequence ATGACCAACGCAATCCCAGCTCCCTACGCCCACACCGTGCACGGCTCCGGCCCAGGCCTCCTCCTCGCCCATGGCGCAGGCGGCGGCATCGCGGCCAACTTCGGGCCGATCATGGACGGTCTCGCCGCCCGGCACACCGTCATCGGCGTCGACTACCCCGGCTCGGGCACCACCCCGGCCCCCGCCGCGCCCCTGGAGCTCGACGACCTGGCGGACCAGCTCGTCGCCGCAGCGGACGCAGAAGGGCTCGACACCTTCGCCGTCTGCGGGTACTCGCTGGGCGGCTCGGTCGCCCTCCGCGTCGCCGCGCGCCACCCGCAGCGGATCACCGCACTGGTGCTGAGTGCGGCCTTCGCCCGCCTGGACACCCGCACCGAGCTGGCCGCCGCGATCTGGCAGCAGCTCTACGACGCCGGACAGCACCTCATCCTCGCCCAGTACCTGGCCCAGCTGACCCTCAGCGCCCCGGTGCTGAACTCCCTCACACCCGCCCAGGTGCACGCGGCCGCCGAGCAGACCGCCTCCCAACTCCCGCCCGGCACCTCGGACCAGGTCGGCCTCGTCCGCCGGACCGACATCCGCGACGGCCTCGCCGCCATCACCGCACCGACCCTTGTCGTCGTGACCACCGACGACCCCCTGATACCGGCCGCCCTCCAGTACGAACTGGCCGCCGCCATCCCGGGCGCGCAGACCGCAGAACTTGCCACCGGGCACCTGCCGTTCCTGGAACAGCCGAAGCAATGGCTGGAGACCATCACCGGCTTCCTCGCCAAGCAGTACGACACCCGCTGA
- a CDS encoding NUDIX hydrolase has product MIERVRAVLVTADDTMLVIRRTKPGIPVYWVLPGGGVEPSDESREAALHREIHEEIAGKADIVRRLHTMESEDERQLFYLARIATWSFEDRTGPEFSAEGRGEYALEEIPLTVEALDRIDLKPEEIAHVLRGAIGAGALQAEAAK; this is encoded by the coding sequence ATGATCGAACGAGTCCGAGCCGTCCTCGTCACCGCTGACGACACGATGCTGGTCATCCGTCGCACCAAGCCCGGCATCCCCGTGTACTGGGTCCTGCCCGGCGGCGGCGTCGAACCCAGCGACGAGTCGCGGGAGGCCGCCCTTCACCGGGAGATCCACGAGGAGATTGCGGGGAAGGCCGACATCGTCCGACGCCTGCACACGATGGAGTCCGAGGACGAGCGTCAGCTCTTCTACCTCGCCCGCATCGCCACCTGGTCCTTCGAGGACCGCACCGGGCCCGAGTTCAGCGCCGAGGGCCGCGGCGAGTACGCGCTGGAGGAGATCCCGCTGACCGTGGAGGCGCTCGACCGCATCGACCTCAAGCCCGAGGAGATCGCCCACGTCCTCCGGGGCGCCATCGGCGCAGGCGCCCTTCAAGCAGAGGCTGCGAAGTAG
- a CDS encoding SDR family NAD(P)-dependent oxidoreductase, whose translation MTKTAVVTAGTGGIGLETALGLAAAGFAVTVVGRDADRGARAVEQINAEQPAHPGRFLSADLASLDQVRALAEAISAEHTASGEPLTVLVNNVGAMFARRQHIDGVEASFVVNHLSPYLLTELLLPTLTAGAPSRVVNVTSAAVGVARRAFDAVEPPGGYYGFHWYGRAKLANLAYTLDLAGRLEGTGVSVFAADPGGAATDMTNGTLADPKIVSPPLRLLWPLVRRRFERSTSGPASVAARPSITAATDPALTGRTGLVIGPQADPVAPFRAATDPRVADAVRRLSQTHAPVAARADT comes from the coding sequence ATGACGAAGACAGCCGTGGTCACGGCCGGCACGGGTGGCATCGGCCTGGAGACGGCACTGGGGTTGGCCGCTGCCGGATTCGCCGTCACCGTGGTCGGACGCGACGCCGACCGCGGAGCCAGGGCGGTCGAGCAGATCAACGCGGAGCAACCCGCACACCCCGGCCGGTTCCTCTCTGCCGACCTGGCCTCGCTCGATCAGGTCCGTGCGTTGGCCGAAGCGATCTCCGCCGAGCACACCGCGTCGGGAGAACCGTTGACGGTGCTGGTCAACAACGTCGGGGCGATGTTCGCCCGGCGGCAGCACATCGACGGCGTCGAGGCGTCGTTCGTCGTCAATCACCTGTCGCCGTACCTGCTGACCGAGCTGCTGCTGCCCACGCTCACGGCCGGGGCGCCCAGTCGGGTCGTGAACGTGACCTCAGCCGCGGTCGGCGTCGCCAGACGGGCGTTCGACGCTGTCGAGCCGCCGGGCGGCTACTACGGCTTCCACTGGTACGGGCGTGCCAAGCTCGCCAACCTCGCCTACACGCTCGACCTGGCGGGGCGGCTGGAGGGAACGGGCGTGTCGGTCTTCGCCGCCGATCCCGGTGGCGCAGCGACCGACATGACCAACGGCACCCTGGCCGACCCGAAGATCGTCTCCCCGCCGTTGCGGCTGTTGTGGCCGCTGGTGCGCCGCCGGTTCGAACGCTCCACGTCCGGCCCGGCATCCGTGGCTGCCCGGCCCTCGATCACCGCCGCAACGGACCCCGCGCTGACCGGCCGGACCGGCCTCGTCATCGGCCCCCAGGCCGATCCCGTCGCCCCGTTCCGCGCCGCGACCGACCCTCGCGTCGCCGACGCCGTGCGCCGGCTCAGCCAGACCCACGCACCCGTGGCCGCCCGAGCGGACACATGA
- a CDS encoding NUDIX hydrolase: MPEKVTKEKVLVYVVRDGRLLVFRHTDYSYEEVGIQVPAGSIRPGETPEAAALREAREETGLSEFKIVRKLGETEYDISPYRFEIQHRHVFHLELAEPTPERWMSQEDHDGEQEPTYFECFWVPLEAAHILQSGQGALLARLSD; encoded by the coding sequence GTGCCGGAGAAGGTCACGAAGGAAAAGGTCCTCGTCTACGTCGTCCGTGACGGGCGCCTGCTGGTGTTCCGCCACACCGACTACTCGTACGAGGAGGTCGGCATCCAAGTGCCCGCAGGCAGCATCCGCCCCGGTGAGACCCCGGAAGCCGCCGCCCTGCGCGAGGCCCGCGAGGAGACCGGCCTGTCGGAATTCAAGATCGTCCGCAAGCTCGGCGAGACCGAGTACGACATCAGCCCGTACCGGTTCGAGATCCAGCACCGGCACGTCTTCCATCTGGAGCTCGCCGAGCCGACGCCGGAGCGGTGGATGAGCCAGGAGGACCACGACGGTGAGCAGGAGCCGACCTACTTCGAGTGCTTCTGGGTCCCGCTGGAGGCCGCGCACATTCTCCAGTCCGGCCAAGGCGCGCTGCTGGCACGTCTGTCCGACTAA
- the amcB gene encoding cyclophane-forming radical SAM peptide maturase AmcB has product MQSALRLAARPRSVIMQPTTKCLPMDCTYCYLPFRKMNHLMPVTVAEAVATSVNPWAADGPAFEVVWHGGEPLATGREHLAALMSPFKGARHSVQTNSALVDDAWCEFLLEREVNVGVSVDGPQDMNTHRVTLAGHPGFRVTMRGIERLRHHGIPFSAIAVVSDPAPENAARFYDFFAELGVTTLGVNVEEEEGVNRGTKDSDPMRATEFWAALADAWRANPVIRLREIQRVLNFAGAVLGSHDTAPTPTSAPWDPMPTIAYDGGVVMLSPELAGFADARFGDFTTGNVLREDLDVLVAEAEERTTWIPEFWLGEDACRATCPAFAFCGGAHAANRYFEHAGRFDGTRTRYCTTAKIALLEGVTRHVRSHAH; this is encoded by the coding sequence ATGCAGAGTGCATTACGGCTCGCGGCCAGGCCCCGGTCTGTGATCATGCAGCCGACCACGAAGTGCCTGCCCATGGACTGCACGTACTGCTACCTGCCGTTCCGCAAGATGAACCACTTGATGCCGGTAACGGTTGCCGAGGCTGTGGCCACGTCCGTCAATCCGTGGGCAGCCGACGGTCCGGCGTTCGAGGTCGTGTGGCACGGCGGGGAGCCGTTGGCCACCGGCCGTGAGCACCTGGCCGCGCTCATGTCCCCCTTCAAGGGCGCGAGGCACAGTGTCCAGACGAACTCGGCTCTGGTGGATGACGCCTGGTGCGAGTTCCTGCTGGAGCGCGAAGTGAACGTCGGCGTCAGCGTCGACGGCCCCCAGGACATGAACACCCACCGCGTCACCCTCGCCGGCCACCCCGGATTCCGCGTCACCATGCGAGGCATCGAGCGCCTGCGCCACCACGGCATCCCGTTCTCCGCCATCGCGGTCGTCTCCGACCCGGCCCCCGAGAACGCGGCCCGCTTCTACGACTTCTTCGCCGAGCTGGGCGTCACCACCCTCGGCGTCAACGTCGAAGAGGAAGAGGGGGTCAACCGCGGAACCAAGGACTCCGACCCCATGCGTGCGACCGAGTTCTGGGCCGCCCTCGCGGACGCCTGGCGGGCCAATCCCGTCATCCGGCTGCGGGAGATCCAGCGCGTGCTCAACTTTGCCGGTGCCGTTCTCGGCAGCCACGACACCGCCCCCACGCCAACCTCTGCGCCTTGGGATCCGATGCCCACCATCGCCTACGACGGTGGCGTGGTCATGCTCTCCCCAGAGCTGGCGGGGTTCGCGGACGCCCGGTTCGGTGATTTCACCACCGGCAACGTGCTGAGGGAGGACCTGGACGTCCTGGTGGCCGAGGCCGAGGAACGCACCACCTGGATCCCCGAGTTCTGGCTGGGCGAGGACGCGTGCCGTGCCACCTGCCCCGCCTTCGCATTCTGCGGGGGCGCCCACGCCGCGAACCGTTACTTCGAGCACGCCGGCCGGTTCGACGGGACCAGGACCCGATACTGCACCACCGCCAAGATCGCCCTACTCGAAGGAGTCACGCGACATGTCCGTTCACACGCCCACTGA
- a CDS encoding TauD/TfdA family dioxygenase has translation MPETTPDTTRSSAVAADRALGPADAGACERVARTLCSRGHDQVDSAEWVARARDAWEDLPLPLRREVRRFRRHSGPHGTLVIGGLPVDQAALPPTPTVPGSVQRRATISAAVLTMVACGLGEPLAYLAEKSGALVQDVVPVPGQETFHGNAGSVPLSFHTENGFHPHPPDYVVFLCLRADHDRRAGMRIAGIRQALPHLTLASRQTLFEPEFITTPPPSFSPDAASEPGRKPRAVLSGAVEDPDIRMAQLVTAPLTPRAAAALTEFGRACEASARTLRLTPGDLVVIDNRVTVHGRTAFHPRYDGADRWLQRTYVTTDLRRSRDHRPHDGHVLAR, from the coding sequence ATGCCCGAGACGACGCCCGACACCACCCGAAGCTCTGCCGTCGCCGCCGACCGGGCGCTCGGCCCGGCCGATGCCGGCGCGTGCGAGCGGGTGGCCCGCACCCTGTGCAGCCGCGGGCACGACCAGGTCGACAGCGCCGAGTGGGTGGCGCGGGCCCGGGACGCCTGGGAAGACCTTCCGCTACCGCTGCGCCGTGAGGTGCGCCGGTTCCGAAGGCATTCCGGCCCGCACGGCACCTTGGTGATCGGCGGCCTGCCCGTCGATCAGGCGGCCTTGCCCCCGACACCGACCGTACCCGGCTCGGTCCAGCGGCGGGCCACCATCTCGGCCGCGGTGCTCACCATGGTGGCATGCGGGCTCGGCGAGCCCCTCGCCTACCTGGCCGAGAAATCCGGCGCCCTCGTGCAGGACGTCGTACCCGTCCCCGGGCAGGAGACCTTCCACGGCAACGCCGGATCGGTGCCACTGTCCTTCCACACCGAGAACGGCTTCCACCCCCACCCACCCGACTATGTGGTCTTCCTGTGCCTGCGCGCCGACCACGACCGACGCGCAGGCATGCGCATCGCCGGCATCCGCCAGGCACTGCCGCACCTCACCCTAGCCAGCCGTCAGACCCTGTTCGAACCGGAGTTCATCACCACACCACCACCCTCCTTCAGCCCCGACGCCGCCAGTGAGCCGGGCCGCAAGCCCCGAGCGGTGCTCTCCGGGGCAGTCGAGGATCCCGACATACGCATGGCCCAACTCGTCACTGCTCCCCTCACCCCCCGGGCCGCCGCGGCACTGACCGAATTCGGCCGCGCCTGCGAGGCGAGTGCCCGCACCCTGCGTCTGACACCCGGCGACCTGGTCGTCATCGACAACCGCGTCACCGTCCACGGCCGGACCGCCTTCCACCCTCGATACGACGGAGCAGACCGCTGGCTGCAACGCACCTACGTCACCACCGACCTGCGCCGCTCCCGCGACCACCGCCCCCACGACGGCCACGTACTCGCCCGCTGA
- a CDS encoding helix-turn-helix domain-containing protein — protein MSGYIEEQERIGQRVRRQRLSVGMTQADLAAALGRTQGWVSKLEKGRIELDRAGLINAVAAALHCHPNSLIERPYTGGGAETKWQVSAASILRELRRYDLAPVFDGTPRPSEVLWHDMKRLLRLRDAAANGAVLSELPDILREARTLAEVSTGHEREEAFAIYSVACKFAHTAAHALGHPELVAMACERATWSAQFSGDPVMPAMALWMRMWDTWASADWDDALALGDKALAGIEAEYEAGDPLALRMWGALHLRAAISSARSGNAAGSDERLALARTAGERVNAYVGPEIHDRHSVTFSLGNVIIHSVSAALEMSDQTKALRLNREADPAHIAVLPNSRLGHHHMDLARAWLWDGNRDQALTELETAEHIAPQLVRNHPVARATLRKIVYAERVATRQLLRGMTGRFSLD, from the coding sequence GTGAGCGGGTACATCGAAGAGCAGGAGCGGATCGGGCAGCGGGTCCGACGTCAGAGGCTCTCGGTCGGGATGACTCAGGCCGACCTCGCCGCCGCGCTCGGGCGCACCCAGGGATGGGTGTCCAAGCTGGAGAAGGGCCGGATCGAGCTGGACCGGGCCGGTCTGATCAACGCGGTGGCCGCCGCCCTGCACTGCCACCCGAACTCCCTGATCGAGCGCCCCTACACAGGCGGCGGAGCCGAGACCAAATGGCAGGTCTCGGCGGCCTCCATTCTGCGCGAGCTGCGTCGCTACGACCTCGCCCCCGTTTTCGACGGCACCCCCCGCCCGTCCGAGGTGCTGTGGCACGACATGAAGCGCCTGCTCCGCCTGCGTGACGCGGCGGCGAACGGCGCCGTCCTGAGCGAGCTGCCGGACATCCTGCGCGAGGCCCGGACCCTCGCCGAGGTATCGACCGGCCACGAACGTGAAGAAGCCTTCGCGATCTACTCGGTGGCTTGCAAGTTCGCCCACACCGCCGCCCACGCGCTCGGACATCCCGAGCTTGTCGCCATGGCCTGCGAACGCGCCACTTGGTCCGCGCAGTTCTCCGGCGACCCGGTCATGCCGGCGATGGCGCTGTGGATGCGGATGTGGGACACCTGGGCCTCGGCCGACTGGGACGACGCCCTCGCCCTTGGCGACAAGGCCCTTGCCGGCATCGAGGCGGAGTACGAAGCCGGCGACCCTCTCGCCCTGCGCATGTGGGGCGCCCTCCACCTACGGGCCGCGATCTCCTCCGCGCGCAGCGGCAACGCTGCCGGGTCCGATGAACGCCTCGCCTTGGCCCGTACGGCTGGAGAGCGGGTCAACGCCTATGTAGGGCCGGAGATCCACGATCGGCACTCGGTCACGTTCAGCCTCGGCAACGTCATCATCCACAGCGTCAGCGCCGCCCTGGAGATGAGCGACCAGACGAAGGCCCTGCGGCTCAACCGCGAGGCGGACCCCGCGCACATCGCGGTCCTGCCGAACTCCCGGCTCGGTCACCATCACATGGACCTCGCCCGCGCGTGGCTGTGGGACGGCAACCGCGACCAGGCCCTGACCGAGCTGGAGACAGCCGAGCACATCGCCCCGCAACTGGTCCGCAACCACCCCGTCGCGCGGGCGACCTTGCGGAAGATCGTCTACGCCGAGCGGGTCGCTACCCGCCAGCTTCTGCGTGGCATGACCGGGCGTTTTTCGCTGGACTGA
- a CDS encoding NUDIX hydrolase translates to MTPSRSQIRGLVNDYLERHPVENGHLQPLVSALEEPADPTSRSTLPGHITCSAIVIDHDQRVLHIHHRASGLTIPPGGHIDPDDRTPLATALREVHEEAGIAAGDLCLTTQLLDGPVDIDIHNIAARPSTGEPEHQHFDIRFAFYLAHAVPPQPALQDAEVSGARWLALSEVTSPTLRAKLLQAQLDGQPEPVNASALIHDGAGRYLLHLRDHKPGLIWEPGAFALLGGGRTHDDQNLENTLLRELSEEVPDLRLEDLAPYAVEEATSIDGLRVPIQVFTGSWRGNPDRLRLHEGVLLRWFTPDELDRLRLSPATRALILRHAAENLPDGEPVAAPPAGDGGSRTVLVGVGVHLHLQDDEGRVLLGLRHPESRYAGNTWHYLAGRCEQESAIACLVREAWEEAGLLIDPANVELAHVVHIVDSPGEQPLMQLVFRARRWKGTPEVREPDKCLTWRWWPPHELPDRLVPYARTAITAITEGRPYSQLGW, encoded by the coding sequence ATGACGCCCAGTCGCTCCCAGATCCGCGGCCTCGTCAACGACTATCTGGAACGCCACCCGGTCGAGAACGGTCACCTGCAGCCCCTGGTGAGCGCCCTCGAAGAACCCGCGGACCCAACGAGCCGCTCAACACTGCCCGGACACATTACGTGCAGCGCCATCGTGATCGACCACGACCAGCGCGTGCTCCACATCCACCACCGAGCCAGCGGCCTGACCATCCCGCCCGGCGGTCACATCGATCCAGACGATCGCACGCCCCTCGCAACAGCGCTGCGTGAGGTTCACGAAGAGGCAGGGATCGCAGCCGGCGACCTCTGCCTCACCACGCAGCTCCTCGACGGCCCCGTCGACATCGACATCCACAACATCGCCGCCCGGCCATCCACAGGAGAGCCGGAACACCAGCATTTCGACATCCGCTTCGCCTTCTACCTCGCGCACGCCGTGCCGCCCCAGCCGGCTCTGCAGGATGCGGAGGTGTCCGGCGCCCGGTGGCTGGCCCTCTCGGAGGTCACCTCGCCGACGCTGCGCGCGAAGCTCCTCCAGGCGCAGTTGGACGGGCAGCCGGAGCCGGTGAACGCTTCCGCGCTGATCCACGACGGGGCCGGGCGGTACCTGCTGCATCTGCGCGACCACAAGCCCGGCCTCATCTGGGAACCGGGGGCGTTCGCCCTTCTCGGCGGTGGCCGCACCCACGACGACCAGAACCTCGAGAACACCCTGCTGCGTGAGCTGTCCGAGGAGGTCCCCGACCTCCGTCTGGAGGACCTGGCGCCGTACGCCGTGGAGGAGGCCACCAGCATCGACGGGCTCCGCGTCCCGATCCAGGTGTTCACCGGCAGCTGGCGCGGCAACCCCGACCGGCTCCGGCTGCACGAGGGCGTGCTGCTGCGCTGGTTCACCCCTGACGAGTTGGACCGGCTGCGTCTGAGCCCCGCGACCCGAGCCCTCATCCTCCGGCACGCGGCCGAGAACCTGCCGGACGGCGAGCCGGTCGCGGCTCCTCCCGCGGGGGACGGGGGCAGCCGGACCGTGCTGGTCGGTGTCGGCGTCCACCTCCACCTCCAGGACGACGAGGGCCGGGTGCTGCTCGGCCTGCGACACCCCGAGTCCCGCTACGCGGGCAACACGTGGCACTACCTGGCCGGACGGTGCGAGCAGGAGTCCGCCATCGCGTGTCTGGTCCGAGAGGCGTGGGAGGAGGCGGGGCTGCTCATCGACCCCGCGAACGTGGAACTCGCACACGTCGTACACATCGTGGACAGCCCTGGCGAACAGCCCTTGATGCAGCTCGTATTCCGGGCCCGCCGCTGGAAGGGCACCCCCGAGGTCCGCGAGCCCGATAAGTGTCTGACCTGGCGGTGGTGGCCGCCCCACGAGCTCCCGGACCGACTGGTCCCCTACGCCCGGACGGCCATCACCGCGATCACCGAAGGCCGGCCCTACTCCCAGCTGGGCTGGTGA